A portion of the bacterium genome contains these proteins:
- a CDS encoding peptidase MA family metallohydrolase yields the protein MAENTWAIVTADLGYVPEEKTNIYLAPSTKELAYFMGDDPHPWLAGAALVEKNIIVLRPGRGDIERTIRHEYTHIVLGKAGGKNLPLFLNEGLAMYEAREWRLWHEFILGQATLTRSLIPLSALFQYPEDRWKTYLSYAESFSILAYILREFGQVRLQELIRELSRGNSINTAGLKALGRDMASLEEEWKLYLKKRYSWISVITSSLFLWGMLSGFLIITYLRRKQQYRKRTRAWEEEEAISTPLQCFR from the coding sequence ATGGCTGAGAATACTTGGGCCATAGTTACGGCTGACCTGGGCTATGTCCCTGAAGAGAAAACTAATATTTATTTAGCTCCTTCCACCAAAGAACTTGCTTATTTCATGGGTGATGATCCACATCCCTGGCTGGCCGGAGCAGCTCTGGTTGAAAAGAATATTATTGTTCTTCGACCGGGAAGAGGTGATATAGAGCGGACCATCAGACATGAATACACCCATATTGTCCTGGGGAAGGCGGGGGGTAAGAACTTACCTCTTTTTTTGAACGAGGGGCTGGCTATGTATGAGGCGAGAGAATGGAGACTGTGGCATGAGTTTATCCTGGGCCAGGCCACCCTGACCAGGTCGCTTATCCCACTGTCGGCTCTTTTCCAATATCCGGAAGATAGATGGAAGACCTATCTTTCCTACGCCGAAAGCTTCAGTATATTGGCCTATATCTTAAGAGAGTTCGGTCAGGTCCGGCTTCAAGAATTAATCAGAGAGCTATCCAGAGGAAATTCGATAAACACGGCCGGTTTAAAGGCCCTGGGAAGAGACATGGCGAGCCTGGAAGAGGAATGGAAGCTCTACCTGAAGAAGAGGTATAGCTGGATTTCTGTAATTACTTCCAGCCTCTTTTTGTGGGGCATGCTGTCTGGTTTTTTGATTATTACCTATCTGAGGCGAAAGCAGCAGTACCGTAAACGAACCCGGGCGTGGGAGGAAGAGGAAGCCATCTCCACTCCGCTTCAATGTTTCCGGTGA